A window of the Azospirillum formosense genome harbors these coding sequences:
- a CDS encoding cation:proton antiporter produces the protein MHVIVIYVLAVSGLLALVSLLPPLAARLRVPYTVLLAAVGVALGLVIQTFAGQGGTGPFHDFLNSLAEMDISSEVLIYIFLPVLLFETALAVDVRRLFDDVWPILLMAVVAVFVCTFAVGYALTLFTSMGLIACLLLGAIVATTDPAAVVSIFRDLGAPRRLTMLVEGESLLNDAAAIALFTLLLGMLTRNAHGGATEAAMEFLRDFAGGVATGYVCGRVVCMIVEPVRDQPMAEITLTVALAYLSYVLAEHYVGASGVVAVVTAALVVGSVGRTRISPATWGALEHVWKQLGFWANSLIFLMTALLVPRLLGGIGWSDVGLVLVVVGAATLSRALVLFGLLPLLSGAGLAQRVSHAYKAVMLWGGLRGAVSLTLALAVTENGRVPDRVQGFVAVLVTGFVFYTLFINGTTLRAVINLLGLNKLSPVEHAMRNRALALSLAGVRERVEGLAHRYEVDEQAVGSTVSQYSDRLDAILREQSTEAPLNNEDRVTIGLVILVNREEELYYEHFREGILSRGVAELLNRRTGRLLDAVKAQGRAGYRAFEEPFISFTPWMRVASLLHRRLGIHAPLARRLAFRFEILLGVRTVQRELLEFINDKVGQVLGTDVACELEGILTVRLAMVEQALAALKLQYPDYALLLQSRYVNRAALRLEEADYRALFAESIISQEILSDLQRDLDDRRRALDALPKLDLRLDLMDLVGRVPLFEGLEGDRLRGIATLLKPRLVLPGETIVRRGERGDAMFFIASGAVEVLVPGLDEPVQLGTGEVFGEMALLTRQRRNADVRAMGYCQLLVLDVRDFHRLVKKDASLRAHLQSVAEARRNPPPKPAEAVQEGATPAADAREVEAPRPDPSGAAAPAPDVTPLAVEAPAAESAQARG, from the coding sequence ATGCACGTCATCGTCATCTACGTCCTCGCGGTATCCGGCCTTCTGGCGCTGGTCAGCCTGCTTCCGCCACTGGCGGCCCGGCTGCGGGTGCCCTACACGGTGCTTCTGGCCGCCGTGGGCGTGGCTCTGGGGCTGGTGATCCAGACCTTCGCCGGCCAAGGCGGCACCGGCCCCTTCCATGACTTCCTGAATTCCCTGGCCGAGATGGACATCTCGTCCGAGGTGCTGATCTACATCTTCCTGCCGGTGCTGCTGTTCGAAACGGCGCTGGCGGTGGACGTGCGGCGGCTGTTCGACGACGTCTGGCCGATCCTGCTGATGGCCGTGGTGGCGGTGTTCGTCTGCACCTTCGCCGTCGGCTACGCGCTGACCCTCTTCACCTCCATGGGGCTGATCGCCTGCCTGCTGCTGGGGGCGATCGTCGCCACCACCGATCCGGCGGCGGTCGTCAGCATCTTCCGCGACCTGGGCGCGCCGCGCCGCCTGACCATGCTGGTCGAGGGTGAGAGCCTGCTGAACGACGCCGCGGCCATCGCCCTGTTCACGTTGCTGCTCGGCATGCTGACCCGCAACGCCCATGGCGGGGCGACCGAAGCGGCGATGGAGTTCCTGCGCGACTTCGCGGGCGGCGTGGCCACCGGTTATGTCTGCGGGCGCGTGGTCTGCATGATCGTGGAGCCGGTGCGCGACCAGCCGATGGCCGAGATCACGCTGACCGTGGCGCTCGCCTATCTCAGCTACGTGCTGGCGGAGCATTACGTCGGCGCCTCGGGCGTCGTGGCGGTGGTCACGGCGGCGCTGGTCGTCGGGTCGGTGGGACGCACGCGCATCTCGCCGGCCACCTGGGGGGCTCTGGAGCATGTCTGGAAACAGCTCGGTTTCTGGGCCAACTCGTTGATCTTCCTGATGACGGCGCTGTTGGTGCCGCGCCTGCTGGGCGGCATCGGTTGGAGCGACGTCGGGCTGGTGCTGGTCGTGGTCGGGGCGGCGACGCTGTCCCGCGCGCTGGTGCTGTTCGGCCTGCTGCCGCTGCTGTCCGGCGCCGGACTGGCCCAGCGGGTCAGCCACGCCTACAAGGCGGTGATGCTGTGGGGCGGCCTGCGCGGCGCGGTGTCGCTGACGCTGGCGCTGGCCGTTACCGAGAACGGGCGCGTGCCCGACCGGGTGCAGGGCTTCGTCGCCGTCCTGGTCACCGGCTTCGTCTTCTACACGCTGTTCATCAACGGCACGACGCTGCGCGCCGTCATCAACCTGCTCGGCCTCAACAAGCTGTCGCCGGTCGAGCACGCCATGCGCAACCGCGCGCTCGCCCTGTCCCTGGCCGGGGTGCGCGAGCGGGTGGAGGGGCTGGCCCACCGCTACGAGGTCGACGAGCAGGCCGTCGGCTCCACCGTCTCCCAATACAGCGACCGGCTCGACGCCATCCTCCGGGAGCAGTCGACCGAAGCGCCGCTGAACAACGAGGACCGCGTGACCATCGGCCTCGTCATCCTGGTGAACCGCGAGGAGGAGCTGTATTACGAGCATTTCCGCGAGGGCATCCTGTCGCGCGGGGTTGCGGAGCTGCTGAACCGCCGGACCGGGCGCTTGCTCGACGCGGTGAAGGCCCAGGGCCGCGCCGGTTACCGCGCCTTCGAGGAACCCTTCATCTCCTTCACGCCCTGGATGCGGGTCGCCAGCCTGCTGCACCGCCGGCTGGGCATCCACGCGCCGCTGGCCCGCCGGCTCGCCTTCCGGTTCGAGATCCTTCTGGGGGTGCGCACCGTGCAGCGCGAGCTGCTGGAGTTCATCAACGACAAGGTCGGGCAGGTGCTGGGCACCGACGTCGCCTGCGAGCTGGAAGGCATCCTGACGGTGCGCCTCGCCATGGTCGAGCAGGCGTTGGCGGCGCTGAAGCTGCAATATCCCGACTATGCGCTGCTCCTGCAGAGCCGGTACGTCAACCGCGCCGCCCTGCGGCTGGAGGAGGCCGACTACCGGGCCCTCTTCGCCGAGTCGATCATCAGCCAGGAGATCCTGAGCGACCTGCAGCGCGATCTCGACGACCGCCGCCGCGCGCTCGACGCCCTGCCGAAGCTCGATCTGCGGCTGGATCTGATGGACCTCGTCGGGCGGGTGCCGCTGTTCGAGGGGCTGGAGGGCGACCGCCTGCGCGGAATTGCCACCCTGCTGAAGCCGCGGCTGGTCCTCCCGGGGGAAACCATCGTCCGGCGCGGCGAGCGCGGCGACGCGATGTTCTTCATCGCGTCCGGCGCCGTGGAGGTGCTGGTTCCGGGGCTGGACGAGCCGGTCCAGCTCGGCACCGGGGAGGTGTTCGGCGAGATGGCCCTGCTGACCCGCCAAAGGCGCAACGCCGATGTGCGTGCGATGGGCTATTGCCAACTGCTGGTCCTGGATGTGAGAGACTTCCATCGGCTGGTGAAGAAGGACGCAAGCCTGCGCGCCCATCTCCAGTCGGTGGCCGAGGCGCGGCGCAACCCGCCGCCGAAGCCGGCCGAGGCCGTTCAGGAGGGTGCGACGCCGGCGGCGGACGCGCGTGAGGTGGAAGCGCCCAGGCCGGACCCGTCCGGCGCTGCGGCGCCCGCCCCGGATGTTACGCCCCTGGCGGTCGAGGCCCCCGCCGCCGAGAGCGCGCAGGCACGGGGATAG
- a CDS encoding alkaline phosphatase D family protein: MARGRPAPNIILGPVLYFRGEQGDRWWLSALFVLEGDAEPYDLRVDGVTLPVPPRHLAQWRNRHVWRFDFAIPRGARDAEAAYGFTDGASPGQNWAVTVPGRASPPRIAYVSCNGAEDEDKIAGLNAPRNALWGDLRRRHESERFHLLLQGGDQLYADAVWRQPPLLSAWKTRTDDARLEEPFTPAMAEEAADFYFDLYLRVWGQPETAAVTARIPSVMMWDDHDIFDGWGSHPDEEMTSPTWRGVYTAARRHFSLFQLAAMEDAQPECVWGAALNSFSQGFRLGDIGILALDMRSDRTPRRVLSDRVWDALPEWLERFKGCRHLILMSSVPLLYLDTGVMERAVGLSPVRVGIEDDLRDQWRSPAHIEEWLRLLGQLAEFSRRTGCRVTSVSGEIHAGARAVLRGGGVEIWQLIASGVVHPPPAKATAFALEWLAGRKETLDNGYVFEMPAFPESGKRIIRQRNWLSLIFDGKGQIHARWSAEGQPNRYTQVI; encoded by the coding sequence ATGGCGCGCGGCAGGCCGGCACCGAACATCATTCTGGGTCCCGTCCTTTATTTCCGGGGAGAGCAAGGCGACCGCTGGTGGCTGTCGGCCCTCTTCGTGCTGGAGGGCGACGCCGAACCCTACGATCTGCGGGTGGACGGCGTGACGCTGCCCGTTCCGCCCCGTCACCTCGCGCAATGGCGCAACCGGCACGTCTGGCGGTTCGACTTCGCCATTCCGCGCGGCGCCCGCGATGCCGAGGCCGCCTATGGCTTCACCGATGGCGCGTCGCCGGGGCAAAACTGGGCGGTGACCGTGCCGGGTCGCGCCTCGCCGCCGCGGATCGCCTACGTCTCGTGCAACGGGGCGGAGGACGAGGACAAGATCGCCGGGCTGAACGCGCCGCGCAACGCCTTGTGGGGCGACCTGCGGCGGCGCCATGAAAGCGAACGCTTCCATCTCCTGCTGCAGGGCGGTGATCAGCTCTACGCCGACGCGGTGTGGCGCCAGCCGCCTCTGCTCAGCGCCTGGAAGACGCGGACCGACGACGCCCGACTGGAGGAGCCCTTCACCCCCGCGATGGCGGAGGAGGCGGCGGACTTCTACTTCGACCTTTATCTGCGGGTCTGGGGCCAGCCGGAAACGGCGGCGGTGACCGCCCGAATTCCGTCGGTGATGATGTGGGACGACCACGACATCTTCGACGGATGGGGCTCCCACCCCGACGAGGAGATGACGTCCCCAACCTGGCGCGGCGTCTACACCGCCGCCCGCCGCCATTTCTCGCTGTTCCAGCTCGCCGCCATGGAGGACGCCCAGCCGGAATGCGTGTGGGGCGCCGCGCTGAACTCCTTCAGCCAGGGGTTCCGGCTGGGCGACATCGGCATTCTGGCGCTGGACATGCGCAGCGACCGCACGCCCCGCCGCGTCCTGTCGGACCGGGTCTGGGACGCCCTGCCGGAGTGGCTGGAACGCTTCAAGGGCTGCCGGCACCTGATCCTCATGTCCAGCGTCCCGCTGCTCTACCTCGACACCGGCGTGATGGAGCGGGCCGTCGGCCTGTCTCCCGTGCGCGTCGGGATCGAGGACGATCTGCGCGACCAGTGGCGCAGCCCGGCCCACATTGAGGAGTGGCTGCGCCTGCTCGGCCAGTTGGCCGAGTTCTCGCGGCGCACCGGGTGCCGGGTCACCTCCGTGTCGGGTGAAATCCACGCGGGCGCGCGGGCGGTGTTGCGCGGCGGCGGCGTGGAGATCTGGCAGCTCATCGCGTCGGGGGTCGTCCACCCCCCACCCGCCAAGGCGACGGCCTTCGCCCTGGAATGGCTGGCCGGCCGCAAGGAGACGCTGGACAACGGCTATGTGTTCGAAATGCCGGCTTTCCCCGAATCGGGCAAGCGGATCATCCGGCAGCGCAACTGGCTGTCGCTGATCTTCGACGGCAAGGGGCAGATCCACGCCCGCTGGTCGGCCGAAGGCCAGCCGAACCGCTACACCCAGGTGATCTGA
- a CDS encoding DMT family transporter: MTVQATTAAAGGRPDWVGLMPGVFVLLWSTGFIGAKYGLPYAEPLTFLLVRLGLVAVILGVVALVTGAPWPKSWAEAGRIALAGLLVHGVYLTGVFCAIAKGMPAGVTALIVGIQPLLTAALSGPLLGERVTGRQWVGFLMGLAGVGLVVGEKLHFDSTDALGIGLALAALLGITFGTLYQKRHGTAMDLRSGAAIQYAATAAVLAVLAPLFETMRIDWTGEFVFALLWLSFVLSVGAIFLLFVLIRRGAAARVASLFYLVPPVTAVIAWAMFGERLGLLALSGMALAVAGVALVNRSAVNRSAANRGAKRGA, from the coding sequence ATGACCGTGCAAGCGACCACCGCCGCCGCGGGCGGGCGGCCCGACTGGGTGGGCCTGATGCCGGGCGTGTTCGTGCTGCTGTGGAGCACGGGCTTCATCGGCGCGAAGTACGGACTCCCCTACGCGGAGCCGCTGACCTTCCTGCTGGTCCGGTTGGGGCTGGTCGCGGTGATCCTCGGCGTCGTCGCCCTGGTCACCGGCGCCCCCTGGCCGAAAAGCTGGGCCGAGGCCGGGCGCATCGCGCTGGCCGGCTTGCTGGTGCACGGCGTCTATCTGACCGGGGTGTTCTGCGCCATCGCCAAGGGCATGCCGGCGGGGGTGACCGCGCTGATCGTCGGCATCCAGCCGCTGCTGACCGCGGCTCTCTCCGGCCCTCTGCTGGGCGAGCGGGTGACCGGGCGGCAGTGGGTCGGCTTCCTGATGGGGCTGGCCGGAGTGGGGCTGGTCGTGGGGGAGAAGCTCCATTTCGACTCGACGGACGCGCTTGGCATCGGCCTAGCGCTGGCCGCCCTGCTGGGCATCACCTTCGGCACGCTCTACCAGAAGCGCCACGGCACGGCGATGGACCTGCGCAGCGGCGCGGCCATTCAATACGCCGCCACCGCGGCGGTGCTGGCGGTGCTGGCCCCGCTGTTCGAGACCATGCGCATCGACTGGACCGGCGAGTTCGTCTTCGCCCTGCTGTGGCTCAGCTTCGTGCTGTCGGTGGGGGCGATCTTCCTGCTGTTCGTGCTGATCCGGCGCGGCGCTGCGGCGCGGGTGGCGAGCCTGTTCTATCTGGTCCCGCCGGTGACGGCGGTGATCGCCTGGGCGATGTTCGGGGAGCGGCTGGGGCTGCTGGCCCTGTCGGGCATGGCGCTGGCGGTGGCCGGGGTCGCCCTGGTCAACCGCAGTGCCGTCAACCGCAGCGCCGCCAACCGGGGCGCCAAGCGTGGGGCCTGA